Genomic segment of Dactylococcopsis salina PCC 8305:
GATAGTCAAAAATTTCAAGATCAAAGTAGGTTGGGTGACAACCAATAAAAGTAGGTTGGGTGACAACCTAACATCAGCAGCTCAAAGTAGGTTGGGTGACAACATTGACGGTAGGGTGGGCAAGGCAAACCCTACGAAACTACTGGTTTTACTCCTGTTGCACATTAACGAAAAAGGCAATTGATGTTATTCTTACCAAGTATAGCAATCCCAAATAACTCGTAAATTGTTAATCATTCGATCGGAGAGGTTTTCGTCTAGTAGAAGTTATTCACCACTTTTAAAAAAAAGGACTACATTTTAGACTTCTTTAAATAATAAACCACACCGCTTAACAAGAACAATTGTATAGGTAATATAGTCGGGTAAAGTTTTAGTGTAAATTCAATACAAAACTTAGACAGAATAACAAAGTAAGCTAACCCCAACAATATACAAGCTGAATATAGTAAATACTTACTTTTCACAGAACTAAGGTTTTATAGGAACTTTGTAAAGGTCTAATAGATGATCAGCGTAAACTTAACAAAACAAGACTGTAGATAATAATTTTTATCTAGGTGCGCCTCCTGATTCATCCCAACGGTTATTTGTATTTCTCTCGCTAGGATTTTGTAAAGCTGAAGCTGTAATAACAATAGCTCTTATCCAAATATACGGAAAAATAAAAACACCAAAAAAAGCAAAAATTGGTGATAATTGACCTAAAAATAATAAAGCTATGCCTAAAAGAAACCAAAGAATTAACCGCAAACCTTTGTCTGCTTCACCAGCAATCATACAAGCTATAGGCGATAAAGGTGGAAATCAAATGGCAATGATTAAACCTGCTAACTGCATAATGATAACTAACCTGAATGGCGATGATTATAACACACAAATAAAAAGCACAGTTATCTTTTAATTTTTTCTTTATATCAGAAACATTTTAGTAATACCATTTTTCAAAAAGTAACTACATTGTAGGGTTTGCCTTGCCCACCCTACTGCATCTGGGTTGCTAACTCTTCAATTCGCACAATATGAATCAGCGCAATATGTTCAGCGTGTTCAGGAACTCCATTTTCTCCACCTACCCCAACAATAATACGAGACCTTAGAACAATTACTTGGTCTGGGTGAATGACATCATAAGTTTGACCGCCTGTGAGATGAATGCGGTAAGGTTCAAATGGTTGTCTGCGAGTGAACTCTCGGATGTCTTCGGGACGCATTTGAGTCAGGCTGAAAAGACTTCATTCTAAGCGTAGCATGATTGCAGTAACTACATTGTAGGGTGGGCAAGGCAAACCCTACCACTCTTCTAGTTTAGAAAACTTCAAGCTAGCCGCGATCGCGCTGTTGACTGAAACCCTGGTCGGGTAAACATCGCCTACTAAAGATTACATGAGAAGGCGCGATCGCGAGTAAAAATGTGAAAATAAAAGTAAATAAGAGCATTAATTTGTTTTTTATCTTAAATTGGCTGAAAATTCCTCAAAACTGGGCTTTACAAAAATTTCGGGGGGGGGGTAGAGTTAAGGAAAATTACAAGCCTTACTTTGATCGAACGTACCGTAAGAGGTTCAGGCGATCGATGCTTCGCATCGGTGCGCGGAGCGCAATCGCCTTCAATTTTGACCCCGAGAATGAAACAGCCCTGCTTAAATAAGGGGGGGAAAGTAACTACATTGTAGGGTTTGCCTTGCCTACTTCTGAAAGTCCTATTCTAGTTTGGGAAGCGCGATCGTGTAACCTAAAAAACTTGCTGGTGTTGGGTTTCGTAACCAAGGGCCCAACCTACGTTTTGAATCTTTTGTCAGTCAATCAGTACCAAAATACTTTCTGTTTCACTCTCGCTAAATTGAGTAATCAGATCAAATTTCTCTCTGAGAATCTGAATTATGCTGGATGTTGGGCTATTACCAATGCGAAGATAAATAAACTTAGGAGGATGACCATAAAGTAAACTCCGTTGATAGAAGTCGGAATCTTTGGAAACAATCACAAAATTATTTGCTTTTGCATATTCCCAGATAATTGCATCATCAGTATTTGTTAAACCAAGAGTTTTGACATGAGTAGAATCAGGATAGAGATCAATAATCCTGTTAATCATTCGATCAGAGAGGTTTTCGTCTAGTAGAAGTTTCACACAGAAGTCACAAATAACTTTTTCTCGCGATCGGCAGCAAAAGCAAGACAGGCTTTAATATCTTCGGAATTTAATTCAGAAAAATCTTCTAAGATTTCTTCTTCAGTCATTCCACCTGCTAAATATTCTAGAATGTCAGATACTGTAATTCGCATTCCTCGAATACAAGGCTTGCCACTGCGCTTTCCTGGTTCAATTGTAATTATATTTTGGTAGCTAATATCACTCATTTTCTACATTCATTTTAAAGTTAGGATAAGGACTTATAGGGCTTACTGAATAAACTTAGATTATAGTCCTTCCAGATAGCAGTGACAATTGGGCTTTTCTAGGAGAGAGGCTGCGAGTCGATTTAGGGCAACGGCTGCGAGTAACCCCCCGCCAAGAGCGCTTTCACTGGTAAGATAGGGAATTGGTAGCTGCATCAGTCGCCGTTTCGCTGCTGGGGCATGACTAAAGCCAATGGGCAGTCCAATCACCAGAGCAGGTTGACAATTGTGCGTTTCTACAAATTCACAGAGTTTGAGCAACACAGAGGGCGCGTAACCAATTACCCAAATGTTCCCTTCAACTTGTTCGGCGAGATGTTGTTGCCAATTTTGATTTTGCCAAAACTCTGTTTCTGCATCAGCAGCACTATCCAGATGAGGATCGTCCATTAAAGAAACCCATTCACAGCCCAAATGAGTCAAGCGAGTCTGATCGATCGTATTGAGAACAGCAGGAACATCCGTAACAATTTTACAGCCAGCGCTGAGGCTTTCTCTGGCTGCTTTAATCAGATCGGGGCTGAGACGAATAAACGCAGCTAAACTGACATCCCCGCAAGCTAAGACTAAATGAGATAAGATATCGACTTCGATTTCCGATAGGCGCTCCGCGCCGGCTCCAGAGGAGCATCGCTGAGACAGATCAGGTAACAAATATTGCAAAGCCTGCTGAAAATTCTCAGGATGGTCATAAACCGTTGCATCTAAGTTTTCCCAGAGGGCTTCGCTTAACGATCGCGCGGTTTCCGTTTCCGCTTGCAAACGTCGCAGTTGGGCTAGAGCTTCTCCCTGGTGCGATTGACAAGCGCTGTCTCTCCCTAATAATCCCTCCAGCGCGATCGCGGTTTTGCGCCATTTCACCAGTTGCTGTAAAACCGTCTGATATTGTTGCTGTAACTTCTGCAATAGAGAATCCGAGTCTGGATCAGCATCTTCTTCCAAAATCTGTTTAATGTGAGAAAGTTGGAATCCCTGTTCTTTCAGGGCAATAATGCGCTGCAACCGTTGCACATCCGCTTCTGTGTAGAGGCGATAATTGCTCGCAGAACGTTGAGGAGAGGGCATTAAACCAATTTGGTGATAGTGGCGAACCATACGTGGAGTCGCGCGATCGCCCACGGCTGCGGTGAGTTGTTTAATGGTCAGCATTGGTATAGCAGTCCTAAATGATCCCCCCTTCTTTTCCCCCCTTAATAAGGGGGGATAGGGGGGATCGCCCCCCAATGATCGGGGGGAACGGTTAATCAACTTTTTACATAAGATATAGAACTGGTATAGCAGTCCTAAATTTTCTGCCATTTGATCCCCCCCTTAATAAGGGGGGATAGGGGGGATCACATTAATAAGGGGAGATAGACGGGATCAAAAATTAATCTACTTTTTACAAACCCGATCATATTGCCATAAGCACTTGACCTTCACATCAATGTCAAAGTTTATCATAAATAAGCTAATGAAGACTGATCTTATATGAAATCTGTAAATGATTGCTACAAATGACTGGTTTAACGATCCCCCCTAGCCCCCCTTAATAAGGGGGGTTGGGGGGATCCCTATGCAGCAGACTTGTTGGCATTTCCTATTAAAAATGGTTAGTGAGTGATTAAAAATGGTTAGTGAGTTAATAGAAACAAGAAAACTCCCAAATTGGATTAAAAATTATCCCGAAGCGATCGCGCCTGTGGCTTGTGCTGTCTTGACGTTCCTCGGTTGGCTGGCTTTCAGTGGCAATCTCCTCGGATTAGGGGTTTGGTTATTGGTAGCAGCGTATATTATTGGCGGTTACGAAAACGCCCGTGAAGGGGTAACAACCCTTTGGCAAGAACATGAACTGGATGTGGACTTGCTGATGATTATTGCTGCTTTAGGGGCTGCCATTTTGGGGCTGTGGCAAGAGGATTATTATCTTTTAGTGGATGGGGCAGTTCTCATTTTAATTTTTGCCACCAGTGGCGCTTTAGAACACATTGCCATGCAGCGCACTGAGCGCAATATTCGCAGTTTGATGGAACTCACCCCTGATAATGCCAGACTGTTTAAGGAAGGACGGGAAATGATTGTTCCCACCGAACAGTTGCAAATCGGCGATCGCGTTTTAGTCAAACCTGGAGAAATGTTTCCCACTGATGGCATTATTCAACAAGGGTTTAGTACAGTGAACCAAGCGCCGATTACAGGAGAATCCATTCCTGTAGAAAAACAAGTTACTGATGAAGTCTTCGCAGGAACAATTAATGGCAATGGGGCGCTAACCATTGAACTGCATAAACCCCCCGAAAGCAGTCTGATTCAGCGTGTGATTCAATTAGTGGAAGAAGCAAAAACCTCTCAGCCTCCTTCCCAGCAGTTTCTCGAACAATTTGAGCGTCGTTATGCCCGAGTCATTATCTTTGTGGGTGTGGGTTTGGCAACGCTTCCGCCTTTGGTTTTCGCTTGGGATTGGGAAACAACTATTTATCGGGCGTTAGTGTTTCTGGTGGTTGCTTCCCCCTGTGCGTTGATGGCGGCGATTATGCCCACTTTACTCTCTGGGATTGCTCGTGGGGCAAGAGATGGCATTTTATTCAAAGATGGCGCACAATTAGAAACGATCGGCAAAATCAGCGCGATCGCGTTTGATAAGACAGGAACGCTCACCACAGGTCAATTGCAACTGAAACAGGTCATTCCTTCCTCAAATACGACCAAAGCAGAACTGTTGCAGATTGCTGCTTCTTTAGAAGCCTACTCAGAACATCCCATTGGCGATGCAATTTTACAAGCTGCTGAAGCTGAGAATTTATCTTTACTGGGCGCGATGCCCGAAGGGCGGTCGCTTCGCGACATCGAGGTTCTTGCCAAAGTAGGACAAGGAATTATTGGTCAGATTGCGGGGAAATCAGTCACAGTGGGCAAAAAACAATTTGTCTTGACCGAAGAAATAGCGATCGATCAAGACTGCGAGGCAAAAAGTGAACAGTTAGCCGATCAAGGTTGTAGTATCGTTTGGGTGGTTCAAGAACATCAACTTTTGGGCATCTTAGCTGTTGCCGATCAAATTCATCCCCAAGCGCAACAGTTACTAGCAAAGCTCAAAGAGATGGGGATTAAGGAAACAATTATGCTCACTGGCGATCAAAGCACCACTGCACAAACCGTTGCTGCTAGTCTTTGCCTCGATCGAGTCAATGCGAATCTTCTGCCAGAAGATAAAGTGGAGATGGTCAAGGAATTGCAAAATCATTATACCGTTGCGATGGTTGGTGATGGCATTAACGACGCACCCGCCTTAGCGCAAGCAGATGTAGGCATTGCTATGGGCGGAATTGGCAGTGATGTTGCCCTAGAAACTGCCGATATTGTGCTGATGGCGGATCGATTAGGAAAATTAGAGCAAGCGATTCGCATTGGAAAAAAATCACAGCGTATCACCACGCAAAATATCACCCTTGCTTTAACCTCGATCAGCTTATTAATGATTGCCAACTTTCTCGGAGAATTAACCCTTCCTGCTGGGGTTTTTGGACATGAAGGTTCAACCTTGCTGGTGACACTGAATGGCTTACGGCTACTGAAAAACTAGAAGACGTTGACATTTTGCCATACGTTTAATTTTCTAACTCCCCATCAAAATCAGTCCCATCATTCCTAACTCTTTATGGTCTAAAATGTGGCAATGATAGACGGTTTTTCCTGCAAAATCTCGAAACGGAATCCGAAGGCGAACGCTTTCTCCTCTGGGAACTAAAACCGTATCTTTCCAAGTTGGATTACTAACTGGTTTTCCATTTTTACTCACCACTTGAAACCGATTCGTGTGTAAATGAAACGGATGATCCATCATTCCCGTATTAATAATTTCCCAATCTTCCACCGTATCAAGAGAAATTTTAGTATCAACTCGTTGTGGATCAAACGCTTGTCCATGAGTTAGAAGCAATATCGACATCAACTTCTAGCAGTCCATTTTTGCTTTTTGAAACAGTAGCAGAGTTTCCTATTATTCTGGATTATGAACACCACTACAGAAAAACTATGCTATTGAAGCTCTAATTCTCCCTTTGCTGTAATAGTTTGAGAATTTCGACAATATCACCCTGACGGCGAGAAAAGTTCTCCATGCGTCGGTAAAAGTCAGCTTGAGCGTTGCTTAAATTGGCAATTGAGGTAGAAAGATTTGCCATTGAGTTGGAGAGATTCGCCATTTCTTGATAAAGACGAGCGCGATCGCGTTCACTTTCTCTGCGATCTTCACTTAAGGCTTCAATCGACTTGGCATTAGATTCAATCAGCTTTTCGATTCGACTTAGGCGATCTTCACTATGGTAGTGCTGAATAGTAATGATACAATATATTGAGAGATTGAAGTTAACGAAAAACATGAGTAATGAATTGCCCAAAATGTCACTCTTCCAAATTTGTCAAAAATGGACATACGCATTATGGAAAACAGCGCTTTCGCTGTCAACATTGTGGGCGACAATTTGTTAATAATCCTTCTCGTCAACCGATTTCCCAAGACAAGCGTGATTTAATTGATAAATTGTTAAAGGAACGCTTAGCTTTAGCAGCGATCGCGCGAGTTGCTGAGGTTTCAGAGCGTTGGTTGCAAGACTATGTTAATCAAAAATATTATCTGACTCCTAAAGAAGCTAAAATTACTGAAAAAAAAAGAGGAAGGTTAATTCTTGAAATTGATGAAATGTGGTCATTCGTTGGTTCTAAGCGAAATAAAGTATGGATTTGGTTAGCTATTGATAGTTTAACTT
This window contains:
- a CDS encoding DUF5615 family PIN-like protein; protein product: MKLLLDENLSDRMINRIIDLYPDSTHVKTLGLTNTDDAIIWEYAKANNFVIVSKDSDFYQRSLLYGHPPKFIYLRIGNSPTSSIIQILREKFDLITQFSESETESILVLID
- a CDS encoding DUF433 domain-containing protein; this translates as MSYQNIITIEPGKRSGKPCIRGMRITVSDILEYLAGGMTEEEILEDFSELNSEDIKACLAFAADREKKLFVTSV
- a CDS encoding precorrin-8X methylmutase → MLTIKQLTAAVGDRATPRMVRHYHQIGLMPSPQRSASNYRLYTEADVQRLQRIIALKEQGFQLSHIKQILEEDADPDSDSLLQKLQQQYQTVLQQLVKWRKTAIALEGLLGRDSACQSHQGEALAQLRRLQAETETARSLSEALWENLDATVYDHPENFQQALQYLLPDLSQRCSSGAGAERLSEIEVDILSHLVLACGDVSLAAFIRLSPDLIKAARESLSAGCKIVTDVPAVLNTIDQTRLTHLGCEWVSLMDDPHLDSAADAETEFWQNQNWQQHLAEQVEGNIWVIGYAPSVLLKLCEFVETHNCQPALVIGLPIGFSHAPAAKRRLMQLPIPYLTSESALGGGLLAAVALNRLAASLLEKPNCHCYLEGL
- a CDS encoding heavy metal translocating P-type ATPase, with product MVSELIETRKLPNWIKNYPEAIAPVACAVLTFLGWLAFSGNLLGLGVWLLVAAYIIGGYENAREGVTTLWQEHELDVDLLMIIAALGAAILGLWQEDYYLLVDGAVLILIFATSGALEHIAMQRTERNIRSLMELTPDNARLFKEGREMIVPTEQLQIGDRVLVKPGEMFPTDGIIQQGFSTVNQAPITGESIPVEKQVTDEVFAGTINGNGALTIELHKPPESSLIQRVIQLVEEAKTSQPPSQQFLEQFERRYARVIIFVGVGLATLPPLVFAWDWETTIYRALVFLVVASPCALMAAIMPTLLSGIARGARDGILFKDGAQLETIGKISAIAFDKTGTLTTGQLQLKQVIPSSNTTKAELLQIAASLEAYSEHPIGDAILQAAEAENLSLLGAMPEGRSLRDIEVLAKVGQGIIGQIAGKSVTVGKKQFVLTEEIAIDQDCEAKSEQLADQGCSIVWVVQEHQLLGILAVADQIHPQAQQLLAKLKEMGIKETIMLTGDQSTTAQTVAASLCLDRVNANLLPEDKVEMVKELQNHYTVAMVGDGINDAPALAQADVGIAMGGIGSDVALETADIVLMADRLGKLEQAIRIGKKSQRITTQNITLALTSISLLMIANFLGELTLPAGVFGHEGSTLLVTLNGLRLLKN
- a CDS encoding coiled-coil domain-containing protein: MFFVNFNLSIYCIITIQHYHSEDRLSRIEKLIESNAKSIEALSEDRRESERDRARLYQEMANLSNSMANLSTSIANLSNAQADFYRRMENFSRRQGDIVEILKLLQQREN
- a CDS encoding IS1 family transposase (programmed frameshift); this translates as MNCPKCHSSKFVKNGHTHYGKQRFRCQHCGRQFVNNPSRQPISQDKRDLIDKLLKERLALAAIARVAEVSERWLQDYVNQKYYLTPKEAKITEKKRGRLILEIDEMWSFVGSKRNKVWIWLAIDSLTHKLSVFKKRDRDRAAARKLWDSLPPVYRQCATCYTDFWEAYQGILPTKRHQAVGKETGQTNHIERFNNTLRQRVGRLVRKSLSFSKKFQNHLGAIWDFIHYYKASLQH